The following coding sequences lie in one Aspergillus puulaauensis MK2 DNA, chromosome 3, nearly complete sequence genomic window:
- the COX17 gene encoding cytochrome c oxidase subunit VIIa (COG:C;~EggNog:ENOG410PRYM;~InterPro:IPR014368;~TransMembrane:1 (o20-38i);~go_function: GO:0004129 - cytochrome-c oxidase activity [Evidence IEA];~go_process: GO:0055114 - oxidation-reduction process [Evidence IEA]), translating into MAAAVAPITGMLRRGLVLDLSTAFGFGTTFGYLWWYGYHLPRVRARDNYYARLEEQRAAGQV; encoded by the exons ATGGCTGCCGCTGTCGCTCCCATCACCGGC ATGCTCCGCCGTGGCCTGGTCCTTGACCTGAGCACCGCCTTCG GCTTCGGTACCACTTTCGGCTACCTCTGGTGGTACG GCTACCACCTCCCCCGCGTCCGCGCCCGTGACAACTACTACGCTCGCCTCGAGGAGCAGCGCGCTGCCGGCCAAGTCTAG